A stretch of Lactuca sativa cultivar Salinas chromosome 6, Lsat_Salinas_v11, whole genome shotgun sequence DNA encodes these proteins:
- the LOC111885101 gene encoding uncharacterized protein LOC111885101, protein MVFSIWNLRSRFAPEPNLHEEYGSLENFCSFKIHHSGAFTKNRGIRYIDGIVDYYDFVDMDLFSIHELADMVRELGYKNGEPIYLHFHTPGTELDFGLMPLVTDGDVNNMSKYVKENKVLHIYIEHGQSTLNEPIPYFYDANEGHPLEDATKLDSFEGLNFGDTNLDDDDLFSMDDESEYGIIDGSNTNNEESSDLLYDENNILNEPEVDMTDFISVFDQEVDRDPSTIPILDSFDNGEDELNVVDTQVLDFGIVAGDKRMEMLKNLAKPILCSLGEVHQPTFRLGQRFKNKEDVKQLVKLHSIHTKRSLYFEKNDKTRIRVKCNGVVPDFSQYVVNLKENTCTCMYWELTGIVCSHAVSAIWDKIKYGGKKVPDIEAWVHPVYWLQTWADMYSHKIDPINGKSMWRKSACPFILMPPKHHIQVGRPKKKRKKVVGEVVTTGKNLSRKYITITCSKCGNKRHNQRSCKGQGGERERMSDGGNEVQKKGKAVADG, encoded by the exons ATGGTTTTTAGTATATGGAATCTTCGTTCACGTTTTGCCCCTGAACCAAACTTGCACGAAGAATATG GATCATTAGAAAATTTTTGTTCCTTCAAAATCCATCACAGTGGGGCTTTTACGAAGAACAGAGGAATAAGATATATTGATGGAATAGTTGATTATTACGATTTCGTTGATATGGATTTGTTTTCTATTCACGAGCTAGCTGACATGGTTAGGGAACTTGGATATAAGAATGGTGAGCCAATCTACCTTCATTTTCATACACCAGGTACTGAATTGGATTTTGGGTTAATGCCTCTGGTTACTGATGGGGATGTTAATAACATGAGTAAATACGTTAAGGAAAATAAAGTCCTTCACATTTACATAGAACATGGGCAATCAACACTTAATGAACCTATTCCATATTTTTATGATGCAAATGAAGGTCACCCATTGGAAGATGCTACTAAATTAGATTCATTTGAAGGCCTTAATTTTGGGGACACAAATTTGGATGATGATGATTTGTTCAGTATGGATGATGAGAGTGAATATGGGATTATAGATGGTAGTAACACAAACAATGAAGAGAGTAGTGATTTACTATATGATGAGAACAACATCTTAAATGAACCAGAGGTTGACATGACAGACTTTATTAGTGTTTTTGACCAAGAAGTTGACAGAGATCCAAGTACCATTCCAATTCTTGATTCATTTGACAATGGTGAAGATGAACTGAATGTCGTTGATACCCAAGTTCTTGATTTTGGGATAGTTGCAGGGGACAAGAGGATGGAAatgttgaaaaatcttgcaaAGCCAATTCTTTGTTCACTAGGGGAAGTTCATCAACCAACATTCAGACTTGGTCAAAGATTTAAGAATAAAGAGGATGTGAAGCAGTTGGTGAAACTTCATTCAATACACACTAAGAGGtccctttattttgaaaaaaatgacaAAACAAGAATAAGGGTAAAATGCAACGGTGTTGTTCCAGACTTTAGCCAATATGTGGTCAATTTGAAGGAAAATACTTGTACTTGTATGTATTGGGAACTCACAGGCATTGTTTGTAGTCATGCTGTGAGTGCAATTTGGGACAAAATCAAGTATGGTGGAAAAAAAGTACCTGATATAGAGGCATGGGTTCATCCAGTTTATTGGCTTCAAACATGGGCTGATATGTATAGCCATAAAATAGACCCTATTAATGGAAAGAGCATGTGGCGCAAATCAGCATGTCCTTTTATACTAATGCCCCCTAAACATCATATTCAG gttGGGAGGCCAAAAAAGAAGAGAAAGAAAGTTGTAGGTGAGGTTGTGACTACAGGGAAAAACTTGAGCAGAAAGTACATCACAATAACCTGCAGCAAGTGTGGAAACAAAAGGCACAATCAAAGAAGCTGTAAGGGTCAAGGTGGAGAAAGAGAAAGGATGAGTGATGGTGGTAATGAAGTGCAGAAGAAAGGCAAAGCAGTGGCTGATGGGTGA
- the LOC111885083 gene encoding squamosa promoter-binding-like protein 7, with amino-acid sequence MHNPPPPSSPSPPSPPQQPPSLNMDSIDESSTLIWDWSQFLDFNIDDHLPLPGEESNHSSAIPTSQELYPIDNPQVEPVPDSFPVNSTSNTNDRVRKRDPRMACSNFLAGRIPCACPELDALLVAEEEEGAPGKKKSRSTTARTASSSRCQVPSCEVDISELKGYHKRHRVCLRCATATTVVLDGLNKRYCQQCGKFHILSDFDEGKRSCRRKLERHNNRRRRKPSETKTSGLQSADYDDAYDEAGKATKCTTSEAAGEEKSLIAPGVHNSLLGPTHAQIIHSDSIPSLAVSGETQTDEEKEKGNHSPSYCDDKSAFSSVCPTGRISFKLYDWNPAEFPRRLRHQIFQWLSSMPVELEGYIRPGCTILTIFIAMPTVMWVKLNEDPVVCIHELLSSPRNLLSGRDTFFVNLNSMIFGVMKGGRSVIKIKTGEKAPKLHYIEPTCFEAGKPIEFLACGSNLLQPRLRFLVSFAGKYMTNEASVSPSCNQSETSTTNLDHQLLKISIPHTELDVFGPGFIEVENESGLSNFIPILIADEEVCSEIKIMQMKYYSKDSESIAVFRVKQSKFSELLVDMAWLLKQPIVEEIECVMMSSQLQRFTCVLDFLIEYESTTVLKRILKCIKMRIMKNESDGILIQGTVNHATEVLHQRLNKKVNQEDEVLPFVSTVNQDMVVANRMPIPTSMDKSETIALLNAEYIMSVTPGKEQHPVGPTNRIFTYNTNKNNRLFPTRPLILVATVVTLCFGICAVVFHPHKAAAIAITIRRCLFDDK; translated from the exons ATGCATAATCCCCCTCCACCGTCTTCACCATCCCCACCTTCACCACCACAACAACCACCGTCTTTGAACATGGACTCGATCGACGAGTCGTCAACTTTGATTTGGGACTGGAGTCAGTTCCTCGATTTCAACATTGACGACCATTTACCCTTACCCGGAGAAGAATCCAACCACTCCTCCGCGATTCCAACATCTCAGGAGCTCTATCCGATTGACAATCCCCAGGTAGAGCCGGTACCCGACTCGTTTCCGGTCAATTCGACTTCTAATACTAACGATAGGGTTCGGAAACGGGATCCAAGGATGGCATGTTCCAATTTTTTGGCGGGTCGAATCCCTTGCGCCTGTCCAGAGCTTGACGCGCTGCTGGTGGCAGAGGAAGAAGAGGGTGCTCCTGGAAAGAAAAAGTCTAGGTCAACGACGGCGAGAACGGCGTCAAGTTCCAGATGTCAGGTTCCTTCTTGTGAGGTGGATATCAGTGAGCTCAAGGGATATCACAAAAGACACAGGGTTTGTCTCCGATGTgctactgctactactgtggTGCTTGATGGCCTTAATAAGAGATACTGCCAACAGTGTGGGAA GTTTCATATCCTATCAGATTTTGATGAAGGCAAACGTAGTTGCAGAAGAAAATTAGAACGCCACAATAACAGGCGTAGAAGAAAACCATCAGAGACCAAGACATCTGGACTTCAATCAGCAGATTATGATGATGCTTATGATGAAGCTGGAAAAG CAACCAAATGTACAACTAGTGAAGCAGCAGGAGAAGAGAAATCATTGATAGCACCTGGAGTTCATAATTCCCTACTGGGCCCTACTCATGCCCAAATTATCCACAGTGATAGCATCCCATCTCTAGCTGTATCTGGTGAAACTCAAACAGATGAAGAGAAAGAAAAAGGCAACCATTCTCCATCTTATTGTGATGACAAGAGTGCCTTTTCTTCTGTG TGCCCAACTGGTAGGATCTCATTCAAGCTCTATGATTGGAATCCAGCAGAGTTTCCTCGTAGACTTCGACACCAA ATATTTCAATGGTTGTCCAGTATGCCTGTGGAGTTGGAAGGGTATATTCGTCCTGGATGCACAATCTTGACCATATTCATTGCAATGCCTACAGTTATGTGGGTGAAG TTAAATGAAGATCCGGTTGTTTGTATACATGAACTCCTTTCTTCACCAAGAAACTTACTTTCAGGACGTGACACATTTTTTGTTAACCTTAACAGCATGATCTTTGGTGTCATGAAAG GTGGAAGATCtgtgataaaaattaaaacaggTGAAAAAGCACCAAAGCTTCATTATATTGAGCCTACATGCTTTGAAGCAGGAAAACCCATAGAGTTTTTGGCATGTGGAAGTAATTTACTTCAACCCAGActtag GTTTTTAGTATCTTTTGCTGGAAAGTATATGACAAATGAAGCAAGTGTTTCACCATCATGTAACCAAAGTGAAACCTCTACAACAAACTTAGATCATCAGTTACTGAAAATATCTATCCCTCATACTGAATTGGACGTTTTTGGCCCTGGATTTATTGAG GTTGAAAACGAATCCGGGCTGTCTAATTTCATTCCAATTCTGATTGCGGATGAGGAGGTGTGTTCAGAGATTAAAATCATGCAGATGAAATATTATTCAAAAGATTCAGAGTCTATTGCTGTTTTTAGAGTTAAACAGAGCAAGTTCTCTGAATTGCTTGTGGATATGGCATGGTTATTAAAGCAGCCAATTGTAGAGGAAATAGAATGTGTGATGATGTCATCACAGCTGCAAAGATTcacttgtgttcttgattttttaATTGAATACGAGTCCACTACAGTTTTGAAGAGGATATTAAAGTGCATAAAGATGAGAATTATGAAAAATGAAAGTGATGGGATACTGATTCAGGGAACTGTGAATCATGCTACAGAAGTTCTTCATCAGAGACTTAACAAAAAAGTAAACCAAGAAGATGAGGTGCTTCCTTTTGTTTCAACAGTTAATCAG GATATGGTAGTAGCAAACAGAATGCCAATTCCAACTTCCATGGACAAAAGTGAAACTATTGCACTTTTAAATGCTGAATACATCATGAGTGTGACACCTGGCAAGGAACAACACCCTGTGGGACCCACAAACCGGATATTTACTTACAACACCAATAAGAACAATAGATTATTTCCAACACGGCCACTCATCCTTGTGGCTACTGTGGTTACCTTATGCTTTGGTATTTGTGCGGTTGTTTTCCACCCTCACAAGGCTGCTGCAATTGCAATAACTATCCGTAGGTGTTTATTTGATGacaaatag